A region of Lycium barbarum isolate Lr01 chromosome 1, ASM1917538v2, whole genome shotgun sequence DNA encodes the following proteins:
- the LOC132629093 gene encoding peptide-N4-(N-acetyl-beta-glucosaminyl)asparagine amidase A-like, which translates to MAISFHFLVYFLLPLFSTATLRHQFINQLDSLSNNATPTTFFEVTKPIKLPKTKPCSHLILEHDFGFTYGKPPVLANYTPPLNCSSQKFSKIVLEWRATCKGRQFDRIFGVWLSGVEIFRSCTAEPTANGIVWTVKKDITRYSSLLMKDQTLAVYLGNIVDSTYTGVYHVKVFVHFYPAEEKLGDLDSGADLIIPISRNSQLNDGLWFEIENSTDVQLKDFKIPQNVYRAVLEVYVSFHENDESWYANPPNEYISSNNLTIPGNGAFREVVVSLDEMVVGVVWPFTVIYTGGANPLFWRPISGIGSFDLPSYDIEITPLLGNILDGNAHKISFRVADALNVWYVDANLHLWLDGKSKKTEGQLLKYSCSTLSFSLRTNFTRLDGSFITNASRSVKLTGRVKSSYGTITTKSSQGLSYRNYMVMGNEGNLQIVDQIIEFNDTVSSSVHSLKSFKKYLFRWYSDNVDQGNQSYASISNLTLGLDEKRVKASKSGSLVSSVKNLQKAQGYMLVKGQLVVKGLGSTQQVYKYNEDSCCYSRNISSSNYTILYDKMRNNCGKSSRSHWPLRIGKRWSLPG; encoded by the exons ATGGCTATCTCTTTTCATTTCTTAGTTTATTTCTTGCTACCCTTATTTTCCACAGCAACTCTTAGACACCAATTCATCAATCAACTAGATTCCTTATCAAATAATGCCACTCCAACAACTTTTTTTGAAGTCACAAAGCCTATAAAACTACCAAAAACCAAACCTTGTTCACACCTAATTCTTGAACATGACTTTGGGTTTACTTATGGAAAACCACCAGTTCTTGCAAATTATACACCCCCTTTAAACTGCTCATCTCAGAAATTTTCCAAGATTGTGTTGGAATGGAGGGCAACTTGTAAAGGAAGGCAATTTGATAGAATTTTTGGTGTTTGGCTTAGTGGGGTTGAGATTTTTAGAAGTTGTACTGCTGAACCAACTGCAAATGGGATTGTTTGGACTGTTAAAAAGGACATTACTAG GTACTCTTCTTTGCTTATGAAAGATCAGACTCTTGCTGTTTATCTTGGGAACATTGTTGATAGTACCTATACCGGGGTTTACCATGTGAAAGTTTTTGTTCACTTCTATCCTGCTGAAGAAAAATTGGGTGATCTTGATTCTGGGGCTGATTTGATTATACCCATTTCAAGAAATTCGCAGTTGAATGATGGGCTGTGGTTTGAGATTGAAAATTCGACTGATGTACAGTTGAAAGATTTCAAGATTCCCCAAAATGTGTATAGAGCAGTATTGGAAGTTTATGTTTCATTTCATGAGAATGATGAGTCTTGGTATGCAAATCCGCCTAATGAGTATATAAGTTCAAATAATCTCACCATCCCGGGGAATGGAGCTTTTAGGGAAGTGGTGGTTAGTTTGGATGAAATGGTAGTTGGTGTAGTTTGGCCGTTTACTGTGATTTATACCGGCGGAGCCAATCCCCTCTTTTGGAGACCGATTAGTGGAATTGGCTCGTTTGATCTTCCTTCTTATGACATTGAAATTACGCCATTGTTAGGAAATATTTTAGACGGGAATGCTCATAAGATTTCATTTAGGGTCGCGGATGCTCTGAACGTGTGGTACGTTGATGCAAATTTGCATCTTTGGTTGGATGGAAAAAGTAAGAAAACGGAAGGACAGTTGTTGAAATACAGTTGCTCGACCCTTTCCTTTTCGCTGCGGACCAATTTTACCAGACTTGATGGATCCTTTATCACAAATGCTAGTAGGTCGGTCAAATTGACCGGAAGGGTAAAGTCGTCCTATGGAACGATCACTACAAAGTCGTCTCAAGGTTTAAGTTATAGAAACTATATGGTCATGGGAAATGAAGGGAACTTGCAAATAGTGGATCAGATAATTGAATTCAATGATACTGTTTCTTCTTCTGTTCACTCGCTTAAGTCCTTCAAAAAGTATCTGTTTCGGTGGTACTCTGATAATGTCGATCAAGGAAACCAAAGCTATGCCTCGATATCGAATCTGACATTGGGATTAGATGAGAAGAGGGTAAAGGCTTCCAAGTCTGGATCTTTGGTTAGTTCTGTTAAAAATTTACAAAAAGCGCAGGGCTATATGCTTGTAAAGGGCCAGTTAGTAGTCAAAGGACTTGGGAGTACCCAACAAGTATATAAATATAACGAAGATTCGTGCTGCTACTCCAGGAACATAAGCAGCTCAAATTACACTATACTTTATGATAAAATGAGGAATAACTGCGGAAAAAGTAGTAGGTCTCATTGGCCTTTGAGGATTGGCAAACGGTGGTCTCTTCCTGGTTGA
- the LOC132629101 gene encoding uncharacterized protein LOC132629101 isoform X4, with translation MSNLDLNFSFSCLMTLWLFHCQQPKARSTDTSHSSSLQTQHKSPFQFFKNPFFFNSTTDDFCFTTLKLSINSLTFQQYNPKPFCQNSSRMSRFPMNRYDEQRLIQEVHYLHSLWHQGPPRPHPHPHLPIPTHPTPIPLQPSSSTKFKKRKIKNPKKLNKEAIIDSGIEWPCPKPVESPPVTESGWGSFKPQPILQPHLPTDQELANFASNRAHQGALKAVSDYFEYSIDAEEDDEEDDDDEEKGEKSYGFFAKLFEEDGVLREYYEKNGESGGEFSCLVCCGVGKKGWKKRFKDCVALVQHSITIANTRQTHRAYGQVICKILGWDISRLPSIVLTAGYKASESSDKPAEGQVLGCELQTSNLANSNDGSNITLQGNEDDGGKDGLSNTTDTVNIGSDELSQQKQSFSNENQQENGGGSTALEHNSAIEASVSNAIPETAKENTKNASNCPGRSRCARRKTYKRRWLKEMAKLKEKNIVAESEGLGTEEDGDKDGLSGLSNTTDTVNIGSDELSQQKQSFSNENQQEDGGGSTALEHNSPLEATVSNSIPEMAKENTQGASNGPGRSKAARRRAAKRQCLRETAKIKKDTVAGSEGLGNEDGGRDGLSGLSNTTETVNIGSDELSQQKQFFSNENQQENNGGSTALGHNCPIEASINTDISESAKENTEGASNCPEPSPDDMIVANEENNRQKHAVLTETTIVSDKS, from the exons ATGTCAAATTTGGACCtcaatttttccttttcttgctTAATGACTCTTTGGTTATTTCATTGCCAGCAACCCAAAGCAAGGAGTACTGATACTAGTCACTCCAGTAGTCTACAAACACAACACAAATCCCCTTTTCAGTTCTTCAAGAACCCATTTTTCTTCAACAGTACAACTGATGATTTTTGCTTCACAACCCTTAAACTTTCCATCAATTCTCTAACTTTTCAACAATATAATCCCAAACCCTTTTGCCAAAATAGTTCAAGAATGTCACGTTTTCCAATGAATCGATATGATGAGCAAAGATTAATTCAAGAAGTTCATTACCTCCATTCTTTATGGCATCAAGGTCCCCCTagaccccacccccacccccacctcccTATACCCACCCACCCAACTCCAATTCCTCTACAGCCCTCAAGTTcaacaaaattcaagaaaaggaaaaTCAAGAACCCGAAAAAGCTCAATAAGGAAGCTATAATAGATTCAGGTATTGAATGGCCTTGCCCGAAACCTGTCGAATCTCCACCTGTAACGGAATCAGGGTGGGGCAGCTTTAAACCACAACCAATTTTGCAACCCCATTTGCCCACTGATCAAGAATTGGCTAATTTCGCGTCGAACAGGGCCCACCAAGGGGCGTTAAAGGCGGTATCGGACTATTTTGAGTACTCGATCGATGCTGAGGAGGATGACGaggaggatgatgatgatgaggaaaaGGGGGAGAAAAGTTATGGTTTTTTCGCGAAGTTGTTTGAGGAGGATGGTGTGTTGAGGGAGTATTATGAGAAGAATGGGGAGAGTGGTGGGGAATTTAGTTGTCTTGTGTGTTGTGGGGTTGGTAAAAAAGGGTGGAAAAAGAGGTTTAAGGATTGCGTGGCGCTTGTTCAGCATTCGATTACTATAGCTAATACGAGGCAGACTCATAGGGCATATGGTCAGGTCATTTGTAAGATTCTTGGATGGGATATTAGTAGGCTTCCATCCATTGTTTTAACTGCAGGTTATAAGGCAAGTGAATCTTCTGATAAACCGGCGGAGGGTCAG GTATTAGGCTGCGAACTTCAGACTTCAAATTTGGCTAATTCGAATGACGGCTCCAATATAACATTGCAGGGGAATGAGGATGACGGTGGTAAAGACGGTTTAAGCAATACAACAGATACTGTAAATATTGGCAGTGATGAATTATCTCAGCAAAAACAATCTTTTAGTAAtgaaaaccaacaagaaaatggTGGTGGCTCCACAGCGTTAGAG CACAACTCCGCTATTGAAGCCAGTGTCAGCAATGCTATTCCCGAAACAGCAAAAGAGAACACAAAGAATGCATCCAATTGTCCT GGCCGTAGTAGATGTGCCAGGAGAAAAACTTATAAAAGGCGATGGTTGAAAGAGATGGCCAAACTTAAGGAGAAGAACATAGTTGCTGAATCAGAAGGACTG GGGACTGAGGAAGATGGTGATAAAGACGGTTTGAGTGGTCTAAGCAATACAACTGATACTGTAAATATCGGCAGTGATGAATTATCTCAGCAAAAACAGTCTTTTAGTAATGAAAACCAACAAGAAGATGGTGGTGGCTCCACAGCATTAGAG CACAACTCTCCACTTGAAGCCACTGTCAGCAATAGTATTCCTGAAATGGCTAAAGAGAACACACAGGGTGCATCCAATGGTCCG GGCCGTAGTAAAGCTGCCAGGAGAAGAGCTGCTAAAAGGCAATGTCTGCGAGAGACGGCCAAAATTAAGAAGGACACAGTTGCTGGATCAGAAGGACTG GGGAATGAAGATGGTGGTAGAGATGGTTTGAGTGGTCTAAGCAATACAACAGAGACTGTAAATATTGGCAGTGATGAATTATCGCAGCAAAAACAGTTTTTTAGTAAtgaaaaccaacaagaaaataacGGGGGCTCCACAGCGTTAGGG CATAACTGCCCAATTGAAGCCAGTATCAACACTGATATTTCTGAATCAGCAAAAGAGAACACAGAGGGTGCATCCAATTGTCCG